In a single window of the Sphingosinicella microcystinivorans genome:
- a CDS encoding efflux RND transporter permease subunit, whose protein sequence is MNLGISGRLTRATIASPLTPLFLMAAIAVGLLALFSIPREEEPQISVPMVDIQVMAPGLSAADAVELVGIPLETIVKSVDGIEHVYTQAEDDGVMVTARFLVGSDPEDAAIRIEEKLRANWDRKPVGIPDPKVTVRGINDVPIVVLTLSPQPGAAGEWTDGALYELAAKLRTEVAKVEDVGLTFLVGGRPEQIRIAPDPARLARYGVPLGSVIEAAGEANRSFPLGSIREGGKAVALTAGQTLSSAQEVGLLTVRAVSGAPVYLRDVAAVTQGPREDQARAWRWARRDGGWSSAPAVSLAVAKRAGANAVVVSNAILERIEGLEGRLIPDGVEVAVTRNYGQTANEKANELLFHLGLATVSIVALIGFAIGWREAAVTAVVIPTTILLTMFASNLMGYTINRVSLFALIFSIGILVDDAIVMIENIARHWAMKDGRSRVDAAIEAVAEVGNPTVVATLTVVAALLPMLFVSGLMGPYMAPIPVNASAAMVFSFFVAVVIAPWLMIRFARKALAGGGDGHEDGGRLGTLYARVAHRVIDSRASARNFLVGVALATLLACSMFYFKAVTVKLLPFDNKSEVQVVVDVPEGTSLEATSRTLEDVAAVVRGLPEATAMEVYVGTSAPFNFNGLVRHYFLRARPEMGDVMVTLLPKGDRDRSSHEIALDLRERLAALKLPAGGSLKVVETPPGPPVLATLLAEIYGPDAETRQKTAAEVEKIFRSVPYIVDVDNSFGEPRPRLRLVPERARIDYYGLSQRQISDTLGALMGETVVGYAPRGGGRTPLPIGIALAQGDRRWTETLASTPVAVTPAGDLVELGAVVDARREAGSRTIFRRDGRYADMVTAELAGDYEAPIYGMLAVDRAVADHDWAAQGLAKPVVRLNGQPEDESVPTLLWDGEWEITWVTFRDMGAAFMVALLGIYILVVAQFRSFRLPLVILTPVPLTLVGIVIGHMLFRAPFTATSMIGFIALAGIIVRNSILLVDFIRHSAAPDKPLRDVLIAAGAIRFKPIVLTAAAAMIGAAVILTDPIFQGLAISLLFGLASSTLLTVLVIPAIYVVLRDDGRPATT, encoded by the coding sequence ATGAACCTCGGCATCTCGGGCCGCCTGACGCGCGCCACCATCGCCTCGCCGCTGACGCCGCTGTTCCTGATGGCGGCGATCGCCGTCGGCCTCCTCGCGCTGTTCTCGATCCCGCGCGAGGAGGAGCCGCAGATCAGCGTGCCGATGGTGGACATTCAGGTGATGGCCCCCGGCCTGTCCGCCGCCGATGCCGTCGAGCTCGTCGGCATCCCGCTGGAGACGATCGTGAAGAGCGTCGACGGCATCGAGCATGTCTACACGCAGGCCGAGGACGACGGCGTGATGGTGACGGCGCGCTTCCTCGTCGGGTCGGACCCCGAGGACGCCGCCATCCGCATCGAGGAGAAGCTGCGCGCGAACTGGGACCGGAAGCCCGTCGGCATTCCCGACCCGAAGGTCACGGTGCGCGGCATCAACGACGTGCCGATCGTCGTGCTCACCCTCTCGCCGCAGCCAGGTGCGGCCGGTGAGTGGACGGACGGCGCGCTCTACGAGCTGGCCGCGAAGCTGCGCACCGAGGTCGCCAAGGTGGAGGACGTGGGCCTCACCTTCCTCGTCGGCGGGCGGCCGGAACAGATTCGCATCGCGCCCGATCCCGCGAGGCTCGCGCGCTACGGCGTGCCACTCGGCAGCGTGATCGAGGCGGCCGGGGAGGCGAACCGCAGTTTCCCGCTCGGCAGCATCCGCGAGGGCGGCAAGGCCGTCGCCCTCACGGCGGGGCAAACGCTCTCCTCCGCGCAGGAGGTCGGCCTGCTCACCGTGCGTGCGGTAAGCGGCGCGCCCGTCTATCTGCGCGATGTCGCCGCCGTCACGCAGGGTCCGCGCGAGGATCAGGCGCGCGCGTGGCGCTGGGCGAGGCGGGACGGCGGCTGGTCGAGCGCGCCCGCCGTCAGCCTCGCCGTCGCCAAGCGCGCCGGGGCGAACGCCGTCGTCGTCTCCAACGCGATTCTGGAGCGTATCGAGGGTCTCGAAGGCAGGCTGATCCCGGACGGGGTCGAGGTCGCCGTCACCCGCAATTACGGCCAGACCGCGAACGAGAAGGCGAACGAACTGCTGTTCCACCTCGGCCTCGCCACGGTGTCCATCGTGGCGCTGATCGGCTTCGCGATCGGCTGGCGCGAGGCGGCGGTGACGGCTGTCGTGATCCCCACGACGATCCTGCTCACCATGTTCGCCTCCAACCTCATGGGCTACACGATCAACCGCGTCAGCCTGTTCGCGCTGATCTTCTCCATCGGCATCCTCGTCGACGACGCCATCGTGATGATCGAGAACATCGCCCGCCACTGGGCGATGAAGGACGGGCGGAGCCGAGTAGACGCGGCGATCGAGGCGGTCGCCGAGGTCGGCAACCCCACCGTGGTCGCGACGCTCACCGTCGTCGCCGCGCTGCTTCCGATGCTGTTCGTCTCCGGCCTGATGGGGCCGTACATGGCGCCGATTCCGGTGAACGCGTCCGCTGCGATGGTCTTTTCCTTCTTCGTCGCGGTGGTGATCGCCCCGTGGCTGATGATCCGTTTCGCCCGCAAGGCGCTCGCAGGCGGCGGAGACGGCCACGAGGACGGCGGCAGGCTCGGCACACTCTACGCGCGCGTCGCGCACCGCGTCATCGACAGCCGCGCGTCGGCGCGCAATTTCCTCGTCGGCGTCGCGCTCGCCACGTTGCTCGCCTGCTCGATGTTCTACTTCAAGGCGGTGACGGTGAAGCTGCTGCCCTTCGACAACAAGTCGGAGGTGCAGGTCGTCGTCGACGTGCCCGAGGGCACCAGCCTCGAGGCGACATCGCGCACGCTGGAGGATGTCGCCGCCGTCGTGCGCGGGCTTCCCGAGGCGACCGCGATGGAGGTCTATGTCGGCACCTCGGCGCCGTTCAACTTCAACGGCCTCGTCCGCCATTATTTCCTGCGCGCGCGGCCCGAGATGGGCGACGTGATGGTGACGCTGCTGCCCAAGGGCGACCGCGACCGTTCGAGCCACGAGATCGCGCTCGACCTGCGCGAACGCCTCGCCGCGCTGAAGCTGCCCGCGGGCGGATCGCTCAAGGTCGTGGAAACGCCGCCGGGGCCGCCCGTGCTGGCGACGCTGCTCGCCGAAATCTATGGGCCCGATGCCGAAACGCGGCAGAAGACCGCCGCCGAGGTCGAGAAGATCTTCCGGTCGGTGCCCTACATCGTCGACGTCGACAACAGCTTCGGCGAGCCACGTCCGCGCCTCCGCCTCGTGCCGGAACGCGCCCGCATCGACTATTACGGCCTGTCGCAGCGGCAGATCTCCGACACGCTCGGCGCGCTGATGGGGGAGACGGTGGTCGGCTACGCGCCGCGCGGCGGCGGCCGCACGCCGCTCCCCATCGGCATCGCGCTCGCGCAAGGCGACCGGCGCTGGACGGAAACGCTGGCGAGCACGCCCGTCGCCGTCACGCCCGCGGGCGATCTCGTCGAGCTGGGCGCGGTGGTGGACGCGCGGCGGGAAGCGGGCAGCCGCACGATCTTCCGCCGCGACGGCCGCTACGCCGACATGGTCACCGCCGAACTCGCCGGGGACTATGAAGCGCCGATCTACGGGATGCTCGCCGTGGACCGCGCCGTCGCGGACCACGACTGGGCCGCGCAGGGCCTCGCGAAGCCCGTGGTGCGCCTCAACGGCCAGCCGGAGGACGAATCCGTGCCGACGCTGCTGTGGGACGGCGAGTGGGAGATCACCTGGGTGACGTTCCGCGACATGGGCGCGGCGTTCATGGTCGCGCTGCTCGGCATCTACATCCTCGTCGTCGCGCAGTTCCGCAGCTTCCGCCTGCCGCTCGTGATCCTGACGCCGGTTCCGCTCACGCTCGTCGGCATCGTCATCGGCCACATGCTGTTCCGCGCGCCGTTCACCGCGACCTCGATGATCGGCTTCATCGCGCTCGCCGGCATCATCGTGCGCAACTCGATCCTGCTCGTCGATTTCATCCGGCACAGCGCGGCACCGGACAAGCCGCTGCGCGACGTGCTGATCGCGGCGGGCGCGATCCGCTTCAAGCCGATCGTGCTGACGGCGGCGGCGGCGATGATCGGCGCGGCGGTGATCCTCACCGATCCGATCTTCCAGGGGCTTGCAATCTCGCTGCTGTTCGGGCTTGCCTCCTCCACCCTGCTCACCGTGCTCGT